One genomic segment of Thermodesulfobacterium sp. TA1 includes these proteins:
- a CDS encoding ABC transporter ATP-binding protein: MDKPVLEVRNLWKTYQVKVLGGLKTYRVIALRGVSFKIEKGEVLGLLGESGCGKSTLGKIALGLEIPDQGEVYWFGKSLKTIDKKTYQALRPKVQAVLQDPYSSLNPRYKIKDILLEPYLINISSNKKEGLDKAKELLNQVGMDQKVLEKYPHELSGGQRQRIALARALMVNPELIVLDEPTSALDVTIQAQILDLMKVLKQRYQLSYLLITHSLPVIFYLADWIAVIYLGVLVELCHKANFKDLIHHPYTELLLKSYLDAFSPSPPLIIETDTEGTVLPSKGCVFFNRCPKKTIQCYDKEPKLTQKSNLQYIACFNL, translated from the coding sequence ATGGATAAACCTGTGCTTGAGGTTAGAAATCTCTGGAAGACTTACCAAGTAAAGGTTTTAGGTGGTTTAAAAACTTATAGAGTTATTGCTTTAAGAGGGGTAAGTTTTAAGATAGAAAAGGGTGAGGTATTAGGTCTTTTAGGAGAGAGTGGATGTGGAAAATCTACCCTTGGAAAAATAGCTTTAGGACTTGAAATCCCAGATCAGGGAGAGGTTTACTGGTTTGGAAAATCTCTTAAGACCATTGACAAAAAAACCTACCAAGCTTTAAGACCTAAGGTTCAGGCTGTTTTACAAGACCCTTATTCTTCCCTTAATCCTCGATATAAAATAAAAGACATCCTTTTAGAGCCATATCTTATCAACATAAGTTCTAACAAAAAAGAAGGTTTAGATAAAGCTAAAGAACTTTTAAATCAGGTAGGGATGGACCAAAAGGTTTTAGAAAAATATCCTCACGAATTAAGCGGAGGCCAACGGCAGAGAATAGCCTTAGCCAGGGCTTTAATGGTTAACCCTGAATTGATAGTGCTCGATGAACCAACTTCAGCTTTAGATGTAACCATCCAGGCGCAAATTCTTGACCTTATGAAAGTCTTAAAACAACGTTATCAGTTGAGCTATCTTCTGATCACCCATTCTTTACCTGTAATTTTTTATCTTGCCGACTGGATTGCTGTAATATATCTTGGGGTATTGGTAGAACTATGTCATAAAGCTAATTTTAAAGATCTTATCCATCATCCTTATACCGAACTTCTTTTAAAATCTTACCTTGACGCATTTTCTCCTTCTCCTCCGTTAATTATTGAGACCGACACCGAAGGGACGGTTTTACCTTCTAAAGGCTGTGTTTTTTTTAATAGATGTCCTAAAAAGACGATACAATGTTACGATAAAGAACCCAAACTTACTCAAAAAAGCAACCTACAATATATAGCTTGTTTTAATTTATAG
- a CDS encoding ABC transporter ATP-binding protein has product MKPILAIKDLTLGLTYKKVPLVENVSFTVERGEVLGVLGESGCGKTLTGFALLRLFPPGVCYYSGEVWLDDLSLYSLDEKELIKIRGKKIAIILQDPLSSLNPVLTIREQLEEVFKVHQPEFSKKERQDKMISLLKEVGIPDPEIKLRSYPHQLSGGLRQRVMIAIALAGEPEVLVADEPTTALDPTLQVQVLNLLKKLNKTRKLTIVFISHDLGVVRWIADRVAVFYAGEIVEISLVDRLFLNPLHPYTQALIDSYPKEGEFKVRLKGGVIELTQKPEGCYYRLRCDAPCKEGKIYHPPLIEVTSQHMVRCFRYG; this is encoded by the coding sequence GTGAAACCAATCTTAGCTATAAAGGACCTTACCTTAGGATTAACCTATAAAAAAGTTCCTTTAGTAGAAAATGTAAGCTTTACAGTAGAAAGAGGAGAGGTCCTTGGGGTTTTAGGGGAAAGTGGGTGTGGCAAAACCTTAACAGGTTTTGCCCTTCTTAGGCTTTTCCCTCCTGGTGTTTGCTATTATTCGGGAGAGGTTTGGTTAGATGACCTTTCTCTTTATTCTTTAGACGAAAAAGAACTTATCAAAATAAGAGGTAAAAAAATAGCCATCATTCTGCAAGATCCGTTAAGCTCTTTAAATCCGGTTTTAACGATTAGAGAACAGTTAGAAGAGGTTTTTAAGGTTCATCAGCCTGAGTTTTCTAAAAAAGAAAGGCAGGATAAAATGATAAGTCTTTTAAAAGAAGTAGGAATTCCAGACCCAGAGATAAAGTTAAGGAGTTATCCTCATCAACTTTCTGGGGGATTAAGACAAAGGGTAATGATAGCGATAGCCCTTGCTGGAGAACCAGAAGTTTTGGTAGCTGATGAACCTACTACTGCACTTGACCCAACCTTGCAGGTTCAAGTTTTAAACTTATTAAAAAAGCTAAACAAGACCAGAAAACTTACGATAGTGTTTATTTCCCATGATTTAGGGGTAGTAAGATGGATCGCTGATAGGGTAGCTGTTTTTTATGCGGGAGAGATAGTAGAAATTTCCCTGGTAGACAGGCTTTTTTTAAACCCCTTACATCCCTATACACAAGCCTTGATAGACTCCTATCCTAAAGAAGGTGAATTTAAGGTTAGGTTAAAAGGAGGGGTCATAGAGCTTACTCAAAAACCTGAAGGCTGTTATTATAGATTACGTTGTGATGCACCTTGTAAAGAAGGTAAAATTTATCACCCACCTCTGATAGAAGTAACTTCTCAACACATGGTAAGATGTTTTAGGTATGGATAA
- a CDS encoding FAD-binding oxidoreductase gives MKYSFKFLSKLEEILGKEKVFTEPKDLLVYSYDSSSATGVPLAVAFPERKEEVVEVLRLIAEYKVPLVPRGAGTATTGSAVSHNHGLVLSFERMNRILDLNLEERLVVVEPGVLNGELKRYLKKFGLFYPPDPASYAYSTIGGNVATGAGGPRGLKYGTTKDYVLALEVGLPGGKIFWTGPFTLKGVVGYNLTPLFVGSEGTLGVFTEIVLKVIPFPEKRVLLVSYHREEEEPLEIISELLKSLITPASAEFIDKTTLLALLKNKRLELPDKGVQSLLFLELDGEEGMVQKELKKVEDLYQTKGIFYHKAESEEKIETLWEVRRGVSPSVRMLGEKKISDDVVLPRRNMKEFLKRIRDLEEKTGVYVCCFGHAGDGNFHVNLLFGPKKEEKAKALRNTILKEVLNLKGTLSGEHGIGYVKRSFVAWELSSFQLELMKNLKKMFDPDNLLNPGVKIPF, from the coding sequence ATGAAATACTCCTTTAAATTTCTTTCAAAGCTTGAGGAAATATTAGGAAAAGAAAAGGTTTTTACTGAACCTAAGGATTTGTTGGTATATTCTTATGACTCTTCATCTGCTACAGGGGTTCCTTTGGCTGTAGCCTTTCCTGAAAGAAAAGAAGAGGTAGTTGAGGTTTTAAGGCTTATAGCAGAGTATAAAGTTCCTCTGGTGCCAAGAGGGGCTGGGACAGCAACCACGGGTAGTGCCGTTTCTCATAATCATGGATTGGTCCTTTCTTTTGAACGGATGAACCGTATTTTAGACCTAAACCTGGAAGAAAGATTGGTAGTGGTAGAACCTGGGGTGTTAAACGGAGAGCTGAAAAGGTATTTGAAAAAATTTGGGCTTTTTTATCCTCCAGACCCAGCAAGTTATGCTTATTCTACCATAGGAGGAAATGTTGCCACAGGTGCAGGTGGTCCAAGAGGTCTTAAGTATGGCACAACCAAGGATTATGTTTTGGCCTTAGAAGTAGGATTGCCGGGAGGTAAAATTTTTTGGACAGGTCCTTTTACCCTTAAAGGAGTTGTGGGTTATAATCTAACCCCACTTTTTGTTGGGTCTGAAGGGACCTTAGGGGTTTTTACCGAGATAGTTTTAAAGGTAATTCCTTTCCCAGAGAAAAGGGTACTTTTGGTTTCTTATCACAGAGAAGAAGAAGAACCTTTAGAGATAATCTCAGAGCTTTTGAAAAGTCTTATTACCCCGGCTTCTGCAGAATTTATAGACAAAACTACCCTTTTAGCCTTACTCAAGAATAAACGGTTAGAACTGCCAGACAAAGGAGTTCAGTCTCTTCTTTTTTTAGAATTAGACGGAGAAGAAGGAATGGTGCAGAAGGAGCTTAAAAAAGTAGAAGACCTATATCAAACCAAAGGTATTTTTTATCATAAAGCTGAATCTGAAGAAAAAATTGAAACCCTTTGGGAGGTAAGAAGAGGTGTTTCTCCTTCAGTAAGGATGTTAGGAGAAAAAAAGATTTCTGATGATGTAGTTTTGCCAAGAAGAAATATGAAAGAGTTTTTAAAAAGGATTAGGGATTTGGAAGAAAAAACCGGTGTTTATGTGTGTTGTTTTGGACACGCTGGGGATGGAAACTTTCATGTTAATCTTCTTTTTGGTCCAAAAAAAGAGGAAAAGGCTAAAGCCCTAAGGAACACTATTTTAAAAGAGGTTTTAAATCTTAAGGGTACCCTTTCAGGGGAACATGGAATAGGGTATGTAAAAAGGTCTTTTGTAGCTTGGGAGCTTAGTTCTTTTCAATTAGAGCTTATGAAAAACCTCAAAAAGATGTTTGACCCAGATAATCTTTTAAATCCAGGGGTAAAAATTCCATTTTAA
- a CDS encoding ATP-binding protein, with the protein MSLYNKIKRLVGKAIFGYQMLSAEDFIIVAMSGGEDSLALAYFLSEWRKKLRVNYRLIGVHLDMGFPCDQEVYEKGVERLRNFCQSLNMEFYVEKTDCGKQALEVAEKKTTAPCFVCSWHRRKHLFKLAEAWQANKIAFGHHKDDLLVTFFINLFYHGELSTILPVQEMFKGNLYLIRPLVFVEKDMISRFVKSQGWEVLKNPCPFSEQTKRKFIENWLKENVYLLDPRIKKSIFNAMFNPKFEYLPKKPASTYKNNLFNKNNPEE; encoded by the coding sequence ATGAGCCTTTATAATAAGATAAAACGTTTGGTAGGTAAGGCAATTTTCGGATATCAAATGCTATCTGCAGAGGATTTTATTATTGTGGCCATGTCTGGAGGAGAAGATAGCCTTGCTCTGGCTTATTTTTTAAGTGAGTGGAGAAAAAAATTAAGGGTTAATTATCGGTTGATCGGGGTACATTTAGACATGGGATTTCCCTGTGATCAAGAGGTTTATGAGAAGGGGGTTGAGAGGCTTAGAAATTTTTGCCAAAGTCTTAATATGGAATTTTATGTAGAAAAAACCGATTGTGGAAAGCAGGCTTTAGAGGTTGCAGAAAAAAAGACCACAGCCCCTTGTTTTGTTTGTTCTTGGCATAGAAGAAAACATCTTTTTAAACTGGCTGAGGCTTGGCAGGCTAACAAGATAGCCTTTGGACATCATAAAGACGACCTTTTGGTAACTTTTTTTATCAACCTTTTTTACCATGGAGAACTTTCTACCATTCTACCGGTGCAAGAAATGTTTAAAGGAAATCTCTATCTAATAAGACCTCTTGTTTTTGTAGAAAAAGACATGATTTCTCGTTTTGTAAAGTCCCAAGGTTGGGAGGTTTTAAAAAACCCTTGTCCTTTTTCTGAACAAACCAAACGTAAGTTTATAGAGAATTGGCTTAAAGAAAATGTATATCTCTTAGACCCAAGGATTAAAAAAAGCATCTTTAACGCAATGTTTAACCCAAAGTTTGAGTATTTACCTAAAAAGCCTGCTTCAACTTATAAAAATAACCTTTTCAATAAAAACAACCCTGAGGAATAA
- a CDS encoding chromosomal replication initiator protein DnaA, protein MSVSWSLVKGRIKELLPEPIFKVWFEANKGEVVDGKLILEVPNEFTKNWIEENYANLLNQVVAEYELIGYSFIVRENPKAEQLIIPYNPISLIGRKLSPKYTFEDFVVGKCNEFAYNVCYQVADERPKGYLIYLYGNFGLGKTHLTQAVGNTLFSRGFDRVYYLTAQDFLNYMVKYLRSGMIENFKENFKEYCEVLLLEGIHFFVGKEYTQNELTFLLDYLLDQGKTVIFTSHKMPQELNNIDSSLRSRLNSALIIKLNAPDFQTRKKIIRHKAKKLGYNIGYEVVEYLARKVRGDVRQIESVVLGLIARASLLKEPISLTLAKELIEEIGLKDTSDSVDFVIETTCKFFGIGREDFFSSSRRKDLSLSRQVVIYLLRNVLKKSLKDISKIFKKQHSTIIYNLKTFEQKVQRDVSLRTRLDYLIKEINLELNDKVWEPELGSSDEILL, encoded by the coding sequence ATGTCTGTTAGTTGGTCCTTGGTTAAAGGAAGAATAAAGGAGTTATTGCCTGAACCTATATTTAAGGTTTGGTTTGAGGCTAACAAAGGAGAAGTAGTTGATGGTAAACTTATTTTAGAGGTTCCAAATGAGTTTACCAAAAATTGGATAGAAGAAAATTATGCAAACTTACTAAACCAGGTAGTAGCAGAATATGAATTAATAGGCTACAGTTTTATAGTAAGAGAAAATCCCAAAGCAGAACAGTTAATTATCCCTTATAATCCTATAAGTTTGATAGGAAGGAAACTAAGTCCTAAGTATACCTTTGAGGATTTTGTGGTAGGTAAATGTAATGAATTTGCTTATAATGTTTGTTATCAGGTAGCCGATGAAAGACCCAAAGGATATTTGATTTATCTTTATGGAAACTTTGGTTTAGGTAAGACCCATCTTACCCAGGCAGTAGGTAACACTCTTTTTAGCAGAGGATTTGACCGGGTATATTATTTAACCGCCCAAGATTTTTTAAACTACATGGTAAAATACCTCAGGTCTGGGATGATAGAAAACTTTAAAGAAAATTTTAAGGAATATTGTGAGGTTTTGTTGTTAGAGGGTATACATTTCTTTGTAGGAAAGGAATATACTCAAAACGAACTAACCTTTCTTTTAGACTATCTTTTAGACCAAGGGAAAACCGTTATTTTTACTTCACACAAGATGCCTCAAGAATTAAATAACATAGATAGTTCTCTTAGGTCAAGGCTTAATTCAGCTTTGATTATCAAACTTAATGCCCCTGATTTTCAAACCCGTAAAAAGATTATCAGGCATAAAGCGAAAAAATTGGGGTATAACATAGGATATGAAGTAGTAGAATATTTAGCAAGAAAAGTAAGGGGTGATGTAAGACAGATTGAAAGTGTAGTGTTAGGGCTTATTGCTAGGGCCTCGCTTTTAAAAGAGCCTATTTCTTTAACCTTGGCTAAGGAACTTATAGAAGAGATTGGATTAAAAGATACCTCAGATTCGGTAGACTTTGTTATAGAGACTACTTGTAAGTTTTTTGGGATAGGTAGAGAAGACTTTTTTTCTTCTTCTAGAAGAAAAGACCTTTCCCTTTCGCGTCAGGTAGTGATCTATCTTCTCAGGAACGTTCTTAAAAAGTCTCTAAAGGATATTTCTAAGATCTTCAAAAAACAACACTCTACCATCATCTACAACCTTAAGACCTTTGAACAAAAGGTTCAAAGAGATGTATCTTTAAGGACCAGGCTTGATTACTTGATAAAAGAGATTAATTTAGAGCTAAACGATAAGGTATGGGAACCAGAACTTGGGTCTTCTGATGAAATACTCCTTTAA
- a CDS encoding peptidylprolyl isomerase produces MEGIKEDFYVKIFYRLELEDEKAPDWFSQELETSFILGREHIPRVIEEAILGKKEGDEVRIVIPPESAYGPHLPYLIKEVEMGSLKHPEKVKVGEWYEEVSPYGARISFKVLEINGDKIKADFNHPAAGKNVAINIKVLEARQATPYEIMAAEMKACSGG; encoded by the coding sequence ATGGAAGGTATTAAAGAAGATTTTTATGTTAAGATTTTCTATCGTTTAGAACTTGAAGATGAAAAAGCTCCAGATTGGTTTTCTCAGGAGCTCGAGACTTCGTTTATTTTGGGTAGAGAACATATCCCCAGGGTTATCGAAGAGGCTATCTTAGGAAAAAAAGAAGGGGATGAGGTGAGGATCGTAATTCCTCCTGAGTCTGCATATGGACCTCATCTTCCTTATTTAATAAAAGAGGTAGAAATGGGTAGCCTTAAGCACCCTGAAAAGGTAAAGGTAGGGGAATGGTATGAAGAAGTAAGTCCTTACGGAGCAAGGATTTCTTTTAAAGTACTTGAAATAAACGGAGATAAAATCAAGGCAGATTTTAATCATCCTGCCGCAGGGAAAAACGTAGCGATTAATATTAAGGTATTAGAGGCAAGACAGGCAACTCCTTATGAAATTATGGCTGCTGAAATGAAGGCCTGTTCTGGAGGTTGA